The Paenibacillus sp. FSL H7-0357 nucleotide sequence AACGGTTACTTACAGCCCGCTTCGCCGATCACCAGGGCTGAAGCTGCTGTCACGCTTTATCGGTTGTACGGAATAATGTACTAGTTGAATTGGCGGCCGTTTCGGCGAACGTATTTTGCCGGAGAGGGCCCGATCCTTCGAAAGGAAGGGCAGAAATCAGGCATAGCTTGTGCTGTGCCTGATTTGTTTTGCCGTAAAACGTAAAGAAGTGAAGGCTATATTGAATGAACTTAATAACTACACAAAAGGGCAATACAGAGGGAGGGGGATTTTGGAAGATTATTGAGATAACAAGTGGAAAGTTAGAAGGGCTGTAGGAAGGCAGATTGTGTGTCTTCAAGGGCATTCCTTATGCCACGCCGCCTGCAGGCAGGGAACGAAAGGAGATTGAAATCGATTTCATTAATGCTATAATGGATTTATCAAACCTTGAAAGTATGTGAACTGATGAAGGATAGCAAAATTATCGATGTTGCCCGAATTGCCAATGTCTCACCTGCCACGGTATCCCGCGTATTGAACGACAGTCCGCTGGTAACCAAGGAAACGCAAAGCAAGGTACTGAAGGCCATTCAGGAATTGAATTATAAACCGAACGCCATGGGCAAACAGCTCCGATCCCGGAAGACCATGACGCTGGGCGTCGTCGTACTCGATATCGGTATATCCTATCATGCCGAGATTATCAAGGGAATTGAACAAAGGGCGAACGCAATGAATTACAAAATCCTCATCTGTGATTCGCAAAATGAGAAGGAGAGGGAACTGGAGTATTTGTCGCTGCTCCAGAACCGGACAGTAGACGGCATTATTCTGGTGGCGCCGATGCTAAGCGACGGAGAGATCGCAGCCTTCGCTGGTGAAGGCTACACGATTGGGGTTATCGGACGCCGGCTTGGACATCTTAATATTCCCTGCTTCACTACGGATAACTGGAAAATCGGCCGTGATGTGGTCACTCATCTGGCAGCGAACGGGCACCGGCGTATTGCTTTTCTGAACGGCTACGAGGATGCGCTGGATAGCATCGAGCGGCTGCAAGGGTTCAAGGAGGGGCTGGCTGCGGCCGGACTTCCTTTTCTGCCAACTCTGGTTGACAAAGGAGAATTCTCCGAAGATGGAGGATATGCGGCTTTCCGTCGTCTATGGGAAAAGAGCAGTGATTTCACAGCGGTTTTTGCCGCCAATGACGAGATGGCACTAGGTGTGTACAAAGCTTGCTCTGAGTATGGCATTGCGATTCCGGACCGCATGGCGGTGGTGGGCGTCGACAATATCCGGATTACCAACTATGTATCGCCTAAGATCAGCTCAGTTGAACAGCCGCTGTACGAGTTGGGGGCGCTGCTGGCGGACAAGGTTATCGATCAGATCAACGGTAATCTCCAGCCGGGTCAAAGGGATTTTATGATCGATTCCAGGTTGGTTGTCAAAGGTTCTTCGCAAAAAGGGGCTGATTCGAAATGAATGCCTACTTACGCGGCTGGAACAACACTATCCTTTGGTGGGGGGATCATGCATGAAAATGCCGCACAGAAAGGTAGATCGCTACTTCGGGA carries:
- a CDS encoding LacI family DNA-binding transcriptional regulator, which codes for MKVCELMKDSKIIDVARIANVSPATVSRVLNDSPLVTKETQSKVLKAIQELNYKPNAMGKQLRSRKTMTLGVVVLDIGISYHAEIIKGIEQRANAMNYKILICDSQNEKERELEYLSLLQNRTVDGIILVAPMLSDGEIAAFAGEGYTIGVIGRRLGHLNIPCFTTDNWKIGRDVVTHLAANGHRRIAFLNGYEDALDSIERLQGFKEGLAAAGLPFLPTLVDKGEFSEDGGYAAFRRLWEKSSDFTAVFAANDEMALGVYKACSEYGIAIPDRMAVVGVDNIRITNYVSPKISSVEQPLYELGALLADKVIDQINGNLQPGQRDFMIDSRLVVKGSSQKGADSK